From the genome of Streptomyces sp. NBC_01260, one region includes:
- a CDS encoding DUF6113 family protein: protein MSGGRQRAARTNAPPRDIPATGLAAPLNPRRIAALLGLAVLGAVVGIAGTLVQSAWFPGGLLLSLLASAGLFHGGRVLMGTQPGALAPAAGWLISVIVLLGGRPEGDYVFGDELGLALFMLGGMVVAVICATMSRSPQPGADSGRPGK from the coding sequence GTGAGCGGCGGCAGGCAACGGGCCGCGCGGACCAACGCACCTCCGAGGGACATTCCGGCCACCGGTCTGGCCGCTCCCCTCAACCCCCGCCGGATCGCCGCCCTGCTGGGCCTCGCGGTCCTCGGCGCGGTCGTCGGGATCGCTGGAACGCTGGTCCAATCCGCCTGGTTCCCGGGCGGGTTGCTGCTCTCGCTGCTGGCGTCCGCCGGGCTCTTCCACGGTGGCCGCGTCCTCATGGGTACGCAGCCGGGCGCCCTGGCACCCGCCGCGGGGTGGCTGATTTCGGTCATTGTTCTGCTGGGCGGACGCCCGGAAGGCGACTATGTCTTCGGTGATGAACTGGGCCTTGCCCTCTTCATGCTGGGCGGGATGGTCGTCGCTGTGATCTGTGCCACCATGTCGCGGTCACCCCAACCGGGTGCCGACAGCGGCCGGCCTGGCAAGTAA
- a CDS encoding sensor histidine kinase, which translates to MNEDEMSVGIGRPPENRRQAAVKGLWVGVWLAFMSAPVKDLADGAHTSWATALGTLGLVVFVGCYLVLVFRLAPKMLNTVQVRIALAFLSGLAVTLSLTLGPPWLVLFVYVAVSAGATLPLRTARWMIPVVTAALVGIGLTGDHPREIITALVFPALLGGFSMTGIRQMIHTTIQLREARATVAQLAANEERLRLARDLHDLLGHSLSLITLKSELAGRMLPDHPEQAAAQVADIEQVSRQALVDVRGAVTGYRRPTLPGELAGARTALAAAGITADVPAEPPEDLSEKPEEVLAWALREAVTNVVRHSGARNCKVSLAPRQTLDGRILELTVADDGRGASATTFGNGLTGIAERLATVDGTLATRAANSRSGKGFTLALSVPLESGLGSRE; encoded by the coding sequence GTGAACGAGGACGAGATGTCCGTGGGCATCGGGCGCCCGCCGGAGAACCGCAGGCAGGCGGCGGTCAAGGGCCTCTGGGTCGGCGTCTGGCTCGCCTTCATGAGCGCGCCGGTCAAGGACCTCGCCGACGGTGCCCACACCTCGTGGGCGACCGCGCTCGGCACGCTCGGGCTGGTGGTCTTCGTCGGCTGCTACCTGGTCCTGGTCTTCCGCCTGGCCCCGAAGATGCTCAACACGGTCCAGGTCCGGATCGCGCTCGCCTTCCTGAGCGGCCTCGCCGTCACGCTGTCCCTGACACTCGGCCCCCCGTGGCTCGTCCTGTTCGTGTACGTCGCGGTCTCCGCCGGGGCCACCCTGCCGCTGCGGACGGCCCGCTGGATGATCCCCGTCGTCACCGCCGCGCTCGTCGGCATCGGCCTGACCGGGGACCATCCCCGCGAGATCATCACGGCCCTGGTCTTCCCGGCCCTGCTCGGCGGCTTCTCGATGACCGGCATCCGGCAGATGATCCACACCACGATCCAGCTCCGCGAGGCCCGCGCCACCGTCGCCCAGCTCGCCGCCAACGAGGAACGGCTGCGGCTGGCCCGGGATCTGCACGATCTGCTCGGCCACTCCCTCTCGCTGATCACCCTCAAGAGCGAACTGGCCGGGCGGATGCTCCCCGACCACCCGGAGCAGGCGGCCGCGCAGGTCGCGGACATCGAACAGGTCAGCCGCCAGGCCCTGGTGGACGTACGCGGCGCCGTCACCGGCTACCGCCGTCCGACCCTCCCCGGTGAACTGGCCGGTGCCCGCACCGCCCTGGCCGCCGCCGGGATCACCGCCGATGTCCCGGCCGAGCCCCCCGAGGACCTCTCCGAGAAACCGGAGGAGGTGCTCGCCTGGGCGCTCCGGGAAGCCGTCACCAACGTCGTACGCCACAGCGGCGCCCGGAACTGCAAGGTCAGTCTCGCCCCGCGCCAGACCCTGGACGGGCGGATCCTCGAACTCACCGTCGCCGACGACGGCCGCGGCGCCAGCGCTACGACGTTCGGCAACGGCCTCACCGGCATCGCCGAGCGACTCGCCACCGTCGACGGGACGCTGGCCACCCGGGCCGCCAACTCCCGTTCCGGGAAGGGCTTCACCCTCGCCCTCAGCGTGCCGCTCGAATCCGGCCTGGGATCCCGGGAATGA
- a CDS encoding ABC transporter permease: MGRYVIRRLLQMIPVFFGTTLLIFLMVNVMGDPIAGLCGDRQCDPATAAQLRSEFGLDKPVWQQYLTYMGNVFTGDFGTAFNGQKVTELMATAFPITIRLTIVALVFEIVIGISLGVVTGLRRGRPVDTSVLILTLVVISIPTFVTGLLLQLLLGVEWGVIKPSVSSEAPFNELIIPGLVVASVSLAYVTRLTRTSIAENARADYVRTAVAKGLPRRRVIVRHLLRNSLIPVVTFIGTDVGALMGGAIVTERIFNIHGVGYQLYQGILRQNSQTVVGFVTVLVLVFLAANLIVDLLYAVLDPRIRYA; encoded by the coding sequence ATGGGACGTTATGTGATCCGGCGGCTGCTGCAGATGATCCCGGTCTTCTTCGGCACCACGCTGTTGATCTTCCTCATGGTGAACGTGATGGGTGACCCCATCGCGGGTCTCTGCGGCGACCGCCAGTGCGATCCGGCGACCGCCGCCCAACTGCGTTCGGAATTCGGTCTCGACAAGCCGGTCTGGCAGCAATACCTCACCTACATGGGCAACGTCTTCACCGGCGACTTCGGCACCGCGTTCAACGGGCAGAAGGTCACCGAGCTGATGGCCACGGCCTTCCCCATCACCATCCGCCTCACCATCGTGGCGCTCGTCTTCGAGATCGTCATCGGAATCAGCCTCGGTGTCGTGACCGGCCTGCGCCGCGGCCGCCCCGTCGACACCTCCGTGCTGATCCTGACCCTGGTCGTCATCTCCATTCCGACCTTCGTCACCGGTCTGCTGCTCCAGCTGCTGCTCGGCGTGGAATGGGGCGTCATCAAACCGTCGGTCTCCTCGGAGGCCCCGTTCAACGAGCTGATCATCCCGGGGCTCGTGGTCGCCTCCGTGTCACTGGCCTACGTCACCCGGCTCACCCGGACCTCGATCGCGGAGAACGCCCGCGCCGACTACGTCCGTACGGCGGTCGCCAAGGGCCTGCCCAGGCGCCGGGTGATCGTGCGGCACCTGCTGCGCAACTCGCTGATCCCCGTCGTCACCTTCATCGGTACGGACGTGGGCGCCCTGATGGGCGGGGCGATCGTCACGGAGCGGATCTTCAACATCCATGGCGTCGGCTACCAGCTCTACCAGGGCATCCTGCGCCAGAACTCGCAGACCGTCGTCGGGTTCGTCACCGTCCTGGTCCTGGTCTTCCTGGCGGCGAACCTGATCGTCGACCTGCTGTACGCCGTACTCGACCCGAGGATCCGCTATGCCTGA
- a CDS encoding ABC transporter ATP-binding protein gives MHTDHSGRRGARQEGEVARALLAKSRETSAQAGKEPILEVRDLVKHYPLTRGIVIKKQIGAVRAVDGVSFDLAAGETLGIVGESGCGKSTVARLLVHLEDPTAGMIRYKGEDITKLSGRALKAVRRNIQMVFQDPYTSLNPRMTVGDIIGEPYEIHPEVAPKGDRRRKVQDLLDVVGLNPEYINRYPHQFSGGQRQRIGIARGLALNPEIIVADEPVSALDVSVQAQVVNLLDRLQSEFSLSYVFIAHDLSIVRHISDRVGVMYLGRFAEIGTDEEIYEHPTHPYTQALLSAVPVPDPMAREYRERIILHGDVPSPANPPSGCRFRTRCWKAQERCELEVPLLAVPAVFRETDTPARHDSACHFAEEKRVVPPEGTLGPVQEEGGPGPDVEKVDKEARRPPSSEPPSAPSQDDGPSSERGDDGPPPAGSSRVS, from the coding sequence ATGCACACTGACCACTCGGGGCGCAGGGGAGCGCGCCAGGAGGGCGAGGTGGCACGCGCCCTGCTGGCCAAGTCACGGGAGACGAGCGCCCAGGCGGGCAAGGAACCGATCCTGGAGGTGCGCGACCTCGTCAAGCACTACCCGCTGACCCGGGGCATCGTGATCAAGAAGCAGATCGGGGCCGTGCGGGCGGTCGACGGGGTCTCCTTCGACCTGGCGGCGGGCGAGACCCTCGGCATCGTGGGGGAGTCCGGCTGCGGGAAGTCGACCGTCGCCCGGCTGCTCGTGCACCTGGAGGATCCGACGGCCGGAATGATCCGGTACAAGGGCGAGGACATCACCAAGCTCTCCGGCCGCGCCCTGAAGGCCGTGCGCCGCAATATCCAGATGGTGTTCCAGGACCCGTACACCTCGCTGAACCCGCGTATGACGGTGGGTGACATCATCGGGGAGCCGTACGAGATCCACCCCGAGGTGGCCCCCAAGGGTGACCGCCGGCGCAAGGTGCAGGACCTGCTCGACGTCGTCGGTCTCAACCCGGAGTACATCAACCGCTATCCGCACCAGTTCTCCGGCGGACAGCGCCAGCGCATCGGCATCGCCCGCGGCCTCGCGCTCAACCCCGAGATCATCGTCGCCGACGAACCGGTATCGGCGCTCGACGTCTCCGTCCAGGCGCAGGTCGTCAACCTGCTGGACCGGCTCCAGTCGGAGTTCAGCCTCAGCTACGTCTTCATCGCGCACGACCTGTCGATCGTGCGGCACATCTCCGACCGGGTCGGGGTGATGTACCTGGGCCGGTTCGCCGAGATCGGCACGGACGAGGAGATCTACGAGCACCCCACGCACCCGTACACCCAGGCGCTGCTCTCCGCCGTGCCGGTGCCGGACCCGATGGCGCGCGAGTACCGCGAGCGGATCATCCTGCACGGTGACGTGCCGTCGCCCGCCAACCCGCCCTCCGGCTGCCGCTTCCGCACCCGCTGCTGGAAGGCGCAGGAGCGGTGCGAGCTGGAGGTTCCGCTGCTGGCCGTCCCGGCGGTCTTCCGGGAGACGGACACCCCGGCCCGGCACGATTCGGCCTGCCACTTCGCGGAGGAGAAGCGCGTGGTGCCTCCGGAGGGCACGCTGGGGCCGGTGCAGGAGGAGGGCGGGCCCGGTCCGGACGTGGAGAAGGTGGACAAGGAGGCCCGCAGGCCGCCGTCGTCGGAGCCCCCGAGCGCCCCGAGCCAGGACGACGGGCCGTCGTCGGAGCGCGGTGACGACGGGCCGCCGCCCGCCGGCAGCAGCCGGGTCAGCTGA
- a CDS encoding ABC transporter permease: MPEQTPDEAISSAGAGGTMDLALEEGTTLEKTPGGPGGTGPGTKPQSLWSDAWHDLRRNPVFIISALIILFLVVISIWPQLIASGDPLDCNLDKAQQGSQPGHPFGFDGQGCDVYTRVVYGARNSVTVGICSTIGVSLIGSILGGFAGFFGGWWDAVLSRLTDVFFGIPVVLGGLVFLSVVTSTTVWPVIGFIVLLGWPQIARIARGSVITAKHNDYVQAARALGASNGRMMLRHIAPNAIAPVIVVATIALGTYISLEATLSFLGVGLKPPAVSWGIDISAASQYIRNAPHMLLWPAGALAVTVLAFIMLGDAVRDALDPKLR, encoded by the coding sequence ATGCCTGAGCAGACACCGGACGAGGCGATCTCGTCGGCCGGAGCGGGCGGAACGATGGACCTCGCACTCGAAGAGGGCACCACCCTCGAGAAGACCCCCGGCGGCCCCGGCGGAACGGGCCCGGGGACCAAACCGCAGAGCCTGTGGTCCGACGCCTGGCACGACCTGCGCCGCAACCCGGTCTTCATCATCTCCGCGCTGATCATCCTCTTCCTGGTGGTCATCTCGATCTGGCCGCAGCTCATCGCCTCCGGTGACCCGCTCGACTGCAACCTGGACAAGGCGCAGCAGGGCTCCCAGCCGGGCCACCCCTTCGGGTTCGACGGCCAGGGCTGCGACGTCTACACCCGCGTCGTGTACGGCGCCCGCAACTCGGTGACCGTGGGCATCTGCTCCACCATCGGCGTCTCGCTGATCGGCAGCATCCTGGGCGGCTTCGCCGGTTTCTTCGGTGGCTGGTGGGACGCGGTCCTCTCCCGCCTCACCGACGTCTTCTTCGGCATCCCGGTCGTCCTCGGCGGCCTGGTCTTCCTCTCCGTGGTGACCAGCACCACCGTCTGGCCGGTGATCGGCTTCATCGTGCTGCTGGGCTGGCCGCAGATCGCCCGCATCGCCCGCGGCTCCGTCATCACCGCCAAGCACAACGACTACGTGCAGGCGGCCCGCGCGCTCGGCGCCTCCAACGGGCGCATGATGCTCCGCCACATCGCACCCAACGCCATCGCCCCGGTGATCGTCGTCGCCACCATCGCGCTCGGCACGTACATCTCCCTGGAGGCGACCCTGTCGTTCCTCGGCGTCGGCCTGAAGCCACCCGCCGTCTCCTGGGGCATCGACATCTCCGCCGCGTCCCAGTACATCCGCAACGCCCCGCACATGCTCCTCTGGCCGGCCGGTGCGCTGGCGGTCACCGTGCTCGCGTTCATCATGCTCGGCGACGCGGTGCGCGACGCCCTCGACCCCAAGCTGCGCTGA
- a CDS encoding ABC transporter ATP-binding protein, translated as MLLEVRDLHVEFHTREGVAKAVNGVNYSVSEGETLAVLGESGSGKSVTAQAIMGILDMPPGKISGGEILFKGRDLLKLKKEERRKIRGQEMAMIFQDALSSLNPVLTVGEQLGEMFVVHRGLSRKDAKAKAVELMDRVRIPAAKERVGNYPHQFSGGMRQRIMIAMALALEPSLIIADEPTTALDVTVQAQVMDLLAELQRELNMGLILITHDLGVVADVADKIAVMYAGRIVETSPVHEIYKAPAHPYTKGLLRSIPRLDQKGQELYAIKGLPPNLLHIPRGCAFNPRCPMAQAVCRKDVPPLFDVAENRQSACYFWKETLDAH; from the coding sequence ATGTTGCTCGAAGTGCGCGATCTGCACGTGGAGTTCCACACCCGGGAAGGCGTCGCCAAGGCCGTCAACGGGGTCAACTACTCGGTGTCCGAGGGGGAGACGCTCGCCGTGCTCGGCGAGTCCGGCTCCGGCAAGTCGGTCACCGCACAGGCGATCATGGGGATTCTCGACATGCCGCCGGGAAAGATCAGCGGCGGCGAGATCCTCTTCAAGGGCCGCGATCTGCTGAAGCTCAAGAAGGAGGAGCGCCGGAAGATCCGCGGCCAGGAGATGGCCATGATCTTCCAGGACGCGCTCTCCTCCCTCAACCCCGTGCTGACGGTGGGCGAGCAGCTCGGCGAGATGTTCGTGGTCCACCGGGGCCTGTCCCGCAAGGACGCGAAGGCCAAGGCCGTGGAGCTGATGGACCGGGTGCGGATCCCGGCCGCCAAGGAACGGGTCGGCAACTACCCGCACCAGTTCTCCGGCGGTATGCGCCAGCGCATCATGATCGCCATGGCGCTGGCCCTGGAGCCCTCGCTGATCATCGCGGACGAGCCCACCACCGCCCTCGACGTCACCGTCCAGGCCCAGGTGATGGACCTGCTCGCGGAGCTCCAGCGCGAACTGAACATGGGGCTGATCCTGATCACCCACGACCTGGGTGTCGTCGCCGACGTCGCGGACAAGATCGCCGTGATGTACGCGGGCCGGATCGTCGAGACGTCACCGGTCCACGAGATCTACAAGGCGCCCGCGCATCCGTACACCAAGGGCCTGCTCCGCTCGATCCCGCGCCTGGACCAGAAGGGCCAGGAGCTGTACGCGATCAAGGGGCTGCCGCCCAACCTGCTGCACATCCCGCGCGGCTGCGCCTTCAACCCGCGCTGCCCGATGGCCCAGGCCGTCTGCCGCAAGGACGTACCGCCGCTGTTCGACGTGGCCGAGAACCGTCAGAGCGCCTGCTACTTCTGGAAGGAGACGCTCGATGCACACTGA
- a CDS encoding prolyl oligopeptidase family serine peptidase produces MRFTLGAPRAFTVSPDGERVIFLRSGSGTDRTGRLWVLDLGGDGTPQERVVADPAVLLGGSAERLSVQERARRERSREGSSGIVGYAVDAAAELAAFALSGKVYVADLRAGTARALPVPGPVIDPRPSPDGRHIAYVSKGALRVVGAGGEEDRALAEPEDAQVGYGLAEFIAAEEMQRSRGFWWSPESDRLLVARVDDSPVQRWWIADPAHPERKPAEVAYPAAGTPNAVVRLFVVNLAGERTEVVWDRNRFPYLARVHWSSDGAPLLLVQARDQQSQLHLAVDPETGTTRTVHVDEDPVWLDLFPGVPAWAPDGRLVRIADEGGARVLAVGDRLLTGAQLQVQAVLDIGDSDILVTASAGERAAVPDIGESHVYRVNELGVERVSEGAGVHSAVRAGGVSVLVSTSPDRPGTTAQVLRNGKRIATVANHAEQPVLSVRAQLTEGGARRIPCAVLLPTGYKESDGPLPVLMDPYGGPHGRRVVATHNTHLTSQWFADQGFAVVVADGRGTPGRSPGWEKAVKNNLTLTLDDQVEALHALAERFPLDLDRVAIRGWSYGGYLAGMAVLRRPDVFHAAVVGAPVTDQRLYDTHYTERYLGDPATQPEVYAYNSLVTDEGLSHAAEQVRPMLIVHGLADDNVVVAHTLRLSSALLAAGRPHEVLPLSGVTHMTPQEKVAENLLLLQVDFLKRSLASPAA; encoded by the coding sequence ATGCGCTTCACCCTGGGCGCACCACGCGCGTTCACCGTGTCACCCGATGGTGAGCGGGTGATCTTCCTTCGCTCGGGGTCGGGCACCGACCGGACGGGCCGGCTCTGGGTGCTGGACCTGGGCGGCGACGGCACCCCGCAGGAGCGGGTGGTGGCCGATCCCGCGGTGCTGCTGGGCGGTTCGGCGGAGCGGCTGTCGGTGCAGGAGCGGGCCCGGCGCGAGCGGAGCCGCGAGGGGTCGTCGGGGATCGTGGGCTACGCGGTGGACGCCGCGGCCGAGTTGGCGGCGTTCGCGCTCTCCGGGAAGGTGTACGTCGCCGACCTGCGGGCGGGCACGGCGCGCGCGCTGCCCGTGCCCGGCCCGGTGATCGATCCCCGCCCCTCCCCGGACGGGCGACACATCGCATACGTGTCCAAGGGGGCGCTGCGCGTCGTGGGGGCCGGGGGCGAGGAGGACAGGGCGCTCGCGGAGCCGGAGGACGCACAGGTCGGTTACGGCCTCGCGGAGTTCATCGCGGCCGAGGAGATGCAGCGCTCGCGGGGCTTCTGGTGGTCGCCGGAGTCGGACCGGCTGCTCGTCGCCCGGGTCGACGACAGCCCGGTGCAGCGGTGGTGGATCGCCGATCCCGCGCACCCGGAGCGCAAGCCCGCCGAGGTCGCGTACCCGGCGGCCGGGACGCCCAACGCCGTGGTGCGGCTCTTCGTCGTGAACCTGGCCGGGGAGCGCACCGAAGTGGTGTGGGACCGGAACCGGTTCCCGTATCTGGCGCGGGTGCACTGGTCGTCGGACGGGGCGCCGCTGCTACTCGTGCAGGCCCGTGACCAGCAGAGCCAGCTCCATCTCGCGGTGGACCCGGAGACCGGCACGACCCGGACGGTGCACGTCGACGAGGACCCGGTCTGGCTGGACCTGTTCCCGGGGGTGCCGGCCTGGGCGCCGGACGGGCGGCTCGTGCGGATCGCGGACGAGGGCGGGGCGCGGGTCCTCGCGGTCGGCGACCGGCTGCTGACCGGGGCGCAGTTGCAGGTCCAGGCGGTCCTGGACATCGGCGATTCGGACATCCTGGTGACGGCGTCGGCGGGTGAGCGGGCGGCCGTGCCGGACATCGGCGAGAGCCATGTCTACCGGGTCAACGAGCTGGGCGTGGAGCGGGTCTCGGAGGGCGCGGGCGTGCATTCCGCGGTCCGGGCCGGCGGGGTGTCGGTGCTGGTCTCCACCTCTCCGGACCGGCCCGGAACGACCGCCCAGGTGCTCCGGAACGGGAAGCGGATCGCCACCGTCGCGAACCACGCGGAGCAGCCGGTTCTGTCCGTCCGGGCGCAGCTCACCGAAGGGGGCGCACGGCGAATTCCGTGCGCCGTGCTGCTCCCCACCGGCTACAAGGAATCGGATGGTCCGCTTCCGGTTCTGATGGATCCGTACGGCGGGCCGCACGGCCGCCGGGTGGTCGCCACCCACAACACGCATCTCACCTCGCAATGGTTCGCGGACCAGGGATTCGCCGTGGTCGTCGCGGACGGCCGGGGCACCCCGGGCCGTTCACCCGGCTGGGAGAAGGCGGTCAAGAACAACCTGACCCTCACCCTCGACGACCAGGTCGAGGCGCTGCACGCGCTCGCCGAGCGGTTCCCGCTGGACCTGGACCGGGTGGCCATCCGCGGCTGGTCGTACGGCGGGTACCTGGCGGGCATGGCCGTGCTGCGGCGGCCCGATGTGTTCCACGCGGCCGTCGTGGGCGCCCCGGTGACCGATCAGCGGCTCTACGACACCCACTACACGGAGCGCTACCTGGGCGACCCGGCGACCCAGCCCGAGGTGTACGCGTACAACTCGCTGGTCACCGACGAGGGCCTGTCGCACGCCGCCGAACAGGTGCGGCCGATGCTGATCGTCCACGGTCTCGCGGACGACAACGTGGTGGTCGCGCACACGCTGCGGCTGTCGTCGGCGCTGCTCGCCGCGGGGCGGCCGCACGAGGTGCTGCCGCTGAGCGGGGTGACCCACATGACCCCGCAGGAGAAGGTGGCGGAGAACCTGCTGCTGCTCCAGGTGGACTTCCTGAAGCGGTCGCTGGCGAGCCCGGCAGCCTGA
- a CDS encoding ABC transporter ATP-binding protein produces the protein MTTTAPEATEAKTAVVSFDQVSKAYGDVRAVDGLTLDLHPGETVALLGPNGAGKSSALDLLLGLRTADSGTVRLFGRTPQAAIAAGRVGAMLQTGGLMEEVTVEELVRLVCALHPKPYPVTEVLARAGIASIAGRMVNKLSGGQEQRVRFALATAGANDLIVLDEPTTGMDVTARKAFWATMRDQADQGRTVLFATHYLEEADAIADRVLVLHKGRILADGTAAEIKARAGARRISFELEGPVDEEALRALPFLSTLDISGHRVRIQSHNADATVHAVYGLGLYPRELEVAGLGLEQAFVAITEAEEARTAC, from the coding sequence ATGACAACGACAGCCCCCGAGGCCACCGAGGCGAAGACCGCCGTGGTCAGCTTCGACCAGGTCAGCAAGGCATACGGCGACGTACGCGCCGTGGACGGGCTCACTCTCGACCTGCACCCCGGCGAGACCGTGGCGCTGCTCGGGCCCAACGGCGCGGGCAAGTCCTCCGCCCTCGACCTCCTCCTCGGCCTGCGCACCGCCGACTCCGGGACGGTCCGGCTCTTCGGCAGGACCCCGCAGGCGGCCATCGCGGCCGGACGCGTCGGCGCGATGCTGCAGACCGGCGGTCTGATGGAGGAGGTCACGGTCGAGGAGCTGGTCCGGCTCGTCTGCGCTCTGCACCCCAAGCCCTACCCGGTGACCGAGGTGCTGGCGCGGGCCGGTATCGCCTCGATCGCCGGCCGCATGGTCAACAAGCTGTCCGGCGGCCAGGAGCAGCGCGTACGGTTCGCACTCGCCACCGCCGGGGCCAACGACCTGATCGTGCTCGACGAGCCGACCACCGGGATGGACGTCACCGCCCGGAAGGCCTTCTGGGCCACCATGCGCGATCAGGCCGACCAGGGCCGCACCGTCCTGTTCGCCACCCACTACCTCGAAGAGGCCGACGCCATCGCCGACCGCGTCCTGGTCCTGCACAAGGGCCGGATCCTCGCCGACGGCACCGCGGCCGAGATCAAGGCCAGGGCCGGGGCCCGCCGGATCTCCTTCGAGCTGGAGGGCCCGGTCGACGAAGAGGCCCTGCGCGCCCTGCCGTTCCTCTCCACGCTCGACATCAGCGGCCACCGGGTCCGTATCCAGTCGCACAACGCCGACGCGACCGTGCACGCCGTCTACGGCCTCGGCCTCTACCCGCGCGAGCTCGAAGTCGCGGGACTCGGACTGGAGCAGGCCTTCGTCGCCATCACCGAGGCCGAGGAGGCCAGGACCGCATGCTGA
- the mshB gene encoding N-acetyl-1-D-myo-inositol-2-amino-2-deoxy-alpha-D-glucopyranoside deacetylase, producing the protein MTDLPARRLLLVHAHPDDESINNGATMARYAADGALVTLVTCTLGEEGEIIPPALAHLAADRDDSLGPWRQGELAAAMKELGVTDHRLLGGPGRFRDSGMMGVEQNHRPGAFWSADVDEAAGYLVEVIRSVRPQVLVTYDPDGGYGHPDHIQAHRVATRAAELAADPAYRAGSGAPHTIAKIYWNRVPRTVAEEAFAHLRATAPDTFPGIAAIGDVPGVANDTLITTEIDGTDYAEAKAAAMRAHATQIALTGPFFALSNDLGQPVLTTEYYELVSGVPGAAPGAREDDLFAGVTGADQ; encoded by the coding sequence ATGACGGACCTTCCTGCCCGGCGTCTGCTCCTGGTGCACGCGCACCCCGACGACGAGTCGATCAACAACGGCGCCACCATGGCCAGGTACGCGGCCGACGGCGCCCTGGTAACCCTGGTGACCTGCACGCTCGGCGAGGAGGGTGAGATCATCCCGCCCGCGCTCGCGCACCTCGCCGCCGACCGGGACGACTCCCTGGGGCCCTGGCGGCAGGGCGAGCTCGCGGCGGCGATGAAGGAGCTGGGGGTCACCGACCACCGCCTCCTCGGCGGCCCCGGCCGGTTCCGCGACTCCGGAATGATGGGCGTCGAGCAGAACCACCGCCCCGGCGCCTTCTGGTCCGCCGACGTGGACGAGGCCGCCGGGTACCTCGTGGAGGTGATCCGCTCGGTCCGCCCCCAGGTCCTGGTCACGTACGACCCCGACGGGGGCTACGGGCACCCCGACCACATCCAGGCGCACCGGGTCGCGACGCGCGCGGCCGAACTGGCCGCCGACCCCGCGTACCGCGCGGGCTCCGGCGCCCCGCACACCATCGCCAAGATCTACTGGAACCGGGTGCCGCGCACGGTCGCCGAGGAAGCCTTCGCGCACCTGCGGGCCACCGCCCCCGACACCTTCCCGGGCATCGCCGCGATCGGCGACGTACCGGGTGTGGCGAACGACACCCTGATCACCACCGAGATCGACGGCACCGACTACGCGGAGGCCAAGGCCGCGGCGATGCGGGCGCACGCCACCCAGATCGCGCTGACCGGCCCCTTCTTCGCCCTGTCGAACGACCTGGGCCAGCCCGTCCTCACCACCGAGTACTACGAGTTGGTGAGCGGCGTCCCGGGCGCCGCTCCGGGGGCGCGGGAAGACGATCTCTTCGCCGGTGTGACGGGAGCGGACCAGTGA
- a CDS encoding ABC transporter permease has protein sequence MLNLFSWALIRLEVTRTLRNKKFMFFSVIYPSVLYVLISSTQNTTDKVPHTELTLQSFFMVSMASFGALTAVLMGNSERIAKEREKGWVRQLRLTALPSRSYVLAKIASAAMVTLPCIVVVFLVAASAKHVRFDLWQWLALTGLIWAGSLVFAALGVAIGYIASGDAVRPITMIIYFVLSILGGLWMPASTFPQWIQNISEWLPTHAYAALGQAVETGGAPHAKDVAILCVYFLLFAGGAAWLYRKDTLKA, from the coding sequence ATGCTGAATCTCTTCTCGTGGGCCCTGATCAGGCTCGAAGTGACCCGCACCCTGCGGAACAAGAAGTTCATGTTCTTCTCGGTCATCTACCCGTCGGTGCTCTACGTGCTGATCTCCAGCACCCAGAACACCACCGACAAGGTGCCGCACACCGAGCTGACCCTGCAGTCCTTCTTCATGGTCTCGATGGCCTCCTTCGGTGCGCTGACCGCTGTCCTGATGGGCAACAGCGAGCGCATCGCCAAGGAGCGCGAGAAGGGCTGGGTCCGCCAGCTCCGGCTGACCGCGCTGCCCAGCCGCAGCTACGTACTGGCCAAGATCGCCAGCGCCGCGATGGTCACCCTGCCCTGCATCGTGGTCGTCTTCCTCGTCGCCGCGTCCGCCAAGCACGTACGGTTCGACCTCTGGCAGTGGCTGGCCCTGACCGGCCTCATCTGGGCCGGGTCGCTGGTCTTCGCCGCCCTCGGAGTCGCCATCGGCTACATCGCCAGCGGTGACGCGGTCCGCCCGATCACCATGATCATCTACTTTGTGCTGTCGATCCTCGGCGGCCTGTGGATGCCCGCCTCGACCTTCCCGCAGTGGATCCAGAACATCTCCGAATGGCTGCCCACGCACGCGTACGCTGCACTCGGCCAGGCCGTCGAGACGGGCGGCGCGCCGCATGCCAAGGACGTCGCCATCCTCTGCGTCTACTTCCTGCTCTTCGCGGGCGGTGCGGCCTGGCTCTACCGGAAGGACACCCTCAAGGCGTGA